In one window of Accipiter gentilis chromosome 28, bAccGen1.1, whole genome shotgun sequence DNA:
- the GREM2 gene encoding gremlin-2 — protein sequence MIWKFALSVCLMAALVRVTDTRKNRPAGAIPSPYKDSSSNHSERRQQLNKEVLASSQEALVVTERKYLKSDWCKTQPLRQTVSEEGCISRTIINRFCYGQCNSFYIPRHVKKEEESFQSCAFCKPHKVTSSTVQLECPELDPPFRLKKIQKVKQCRCMSVNLNNSGKL from the coding sequence ATGATTTGGAAATTTGCCTTGTCCGTTTGTCTGATGGCAGCGCTGGTTCGAGTAACGGACACCAGGAAAAACCGTCCCGCAGGCGCCATTCCCTCCCCTTacaaagacagcagcagcaaccacTCGGAGCGGAGGCAGCAGCTGAATAAGGAGGTGCTGGCCTCCAGCCAGGAGGCCCTGGTGGTCACCGAAAGGAAGTACCTCAAGAGCGACTGGTGCAAGACGCAGCCCCTGCGGCAGACTGTCAGCGAGGAGGGCTGCATAAGCCGCACCATCATCAACCGCTTCTGCTATGGGCAGTGCAACTCCTTCTACATACCACGGCACGTGAAAAAAGAGGAGGAGTCCTTCCAGTCCTGCGCTTTCTGCAAGCCACACAAGGTCACCTCTTCGACCGTGCAGCTGGAGTGCCCGGAGCTGGACCCACCGTTCCGACTCAAGAAAATCCAGAAGGTCAAGCAGTGCCGGTGCATGTCTGTGAATCTTAACAACTCAGGCAAACTGTGA